TGCAATATAAAAGTAAAGAAGTGGTATACTTGCCTTTGTCAATGGTGTTCGGTCAATGAAAAGGAGGCCACGTTCGCATGAGTGCTGACTTTGAGCGACTGATCGGTCGCGCAGTGCTTGATCCCGATTTTCGCAAACGCCTGCTCGCCGATCCGGATGCAGCAGCGAAGGAAGCTGGTTTGCAGCCCGACCCGGAAGAGATGGATCGTCTGCGGAAAGCCCTTGCCGACCCAACGCAACGAAAACAGCTTGAAGATTTGGAGCGGCAGGCGGCTGCTCCGGTCTGGAGCTGATAATACAGTCTTCTCACATTGATTCTTTCTATGGAGAGCATTCGCAGGGTATATGAAATCACAGGACATTCAATCATTCAACGAGTTATTGAAACAGCTTGATATTGAAAACGACCAGGTACGCTTGCGTTTCACCTTGCGAATGCTCAATATTTTAGTGTTAACGCTGACCGTTATAGCGTTACTCATTATGCTTATTCCACCCTTCTCGCTACCGGTAGCGTATATACTGGTTGCAGTTTCGATTGCAATAAATGGGATTATTGAATGGTTAATTCGCATAAACCGTGAAGTAGTAGGAGCAAGACTCTTTGTTGGTTGGACAAACATAGGGGTCGTTGTGTTCATGCTGATCAATACAGTCAGGCTTGACGATATTGGCATGACAATGTTTGCGGAAATCACCCCATTATTTGTAATTTTGAGCGGGCTGTTATTGGGATGGGGTCTTGCCGGTTTTGTTGCTATCGTCAATCTTGTTATTATCTTTCTCACCTATGTCTGGTATTTTGCAAACAGTGGTACTACACGTGGTGTATTTGAAGAGGCGACCGGTTTGTTCATACCGGTCTTCCTCTATACCGCGTTGGTGTGGGCAGCAATTTCATTCTATCAGTATCAACTAACGACATCGCGTTACCGGCTCAATCAGGCCCGTTCGCGTCTCATTCAGGATAAGATATTGCACCATGATCTCGAAATTGCCCGCTCGCTTCAGCAACGTCTTTTCCCACCATCACCACCACTGTTCGGGAATATCCGTATTGTTGCGTATTCTGAACCTGCCCGCGAGACGAGTGGCGATTTTTATGATTTTGTCCAGTTGTCAGATGGGCGTTGGGCGATTGTTGTTGCTGATGTTACCGGTAAGAGTATTGCCGCTGCTATGGTCATGGTGATGGCGCGCTCAATTCTACGCTCTTACATCACCACTGAACAATCACCGGCAGCGATACTGCGTGCCGCTAACAATGCACTCTACCGTGATGGCGTCGGCTCGCAATATGTCACTGTTTTCCTTGGCATCCTCGACTCATCCACTAATATGATTACATTTGCCACTGCCGGTCATCCCTTTCCTTATCTCCGCCGAAATGGCCAGATTCAAGAGATCGGTTATGGTAGCCTCCCCCTTGGTGCTCGTCTTGATCGGGAATATTGTGAGACGACGCTGCAATTCCAGACTGGCGATCAGCTCTTTCTTCTCACCGATGGGTTTTATGAGACGCGAAATGCGCAGCGCAAAATGTTTGGCTTCGAGCAGTTGATGATAGCGATCGACCAGTCCGATCCGGCTGATCCGCAACGTGCACTCGATCATTTGTTGGCGGTCGTGAGCCAGTTTCGCGGCGATGCCGAGCAAGATGATGATATGACGGCGATTATTATCCAGGTACTGGCGTAAATGCATGCTGAGCCTGCTCCCCTTTGAAGCAGCGTACTGGCAACGAGTCTATTCCCGCCTGATCGCTCTATGTGACCCACTCCCTTCCGTTATCCGCTGTCCGCTGAATCAGGTCCTCGATAGCGAGATTCATCGCATCTTCATCCTCTGGCCGGTCTGGTTGTCACCATTGTTGCCATTGCCGTCGTCTATCATCGAACGCCTGAGCCTGGCGACATTGTGTGGTGCCTGGGCTGCGGCCATCCGTGATGCGTGTCTTGATGGTGAACTGACACAGGCTGCCGCGCCGTTGACCAGGGCTTTGTGGCGACGAAGCTGGCACTTGTTCGGTACGCTGGCCGTTCATTGCGAGTTGCTGGCAGACCTGGAACGACGCATGGTGGCGGCGTATCGCCGGGAACTCGCAGCTCGCACGCATACCGGTTCCTGGCAACCGGCCCAACTGCAATCATTGACGGCGCATTGGGTGTGTGCACGCGCAGCCGGGTGGCACGTGGTGCAACGCGCTCATATCATGCTTGCCGGTCTGAAGCTCGACGATCCGTGTGCCATCGCTCTGAGTGCTGCACTCGATGCACTCATCCTTGCCCGTCAGCTTCGTGATGATGTACACGATCTGGCCGACGATGTTCGGGCCGGACGGGCAAGTTGGGGTGTCCGGCTGATTGCGGAGGCGATCTGGCGTGCAGAGGGAGGGCCGGCGCTAATCGATACGCAACGCATTGCCGGACGCTGGCTCATCGATCCTGCACTGCGCCAGGAGCTGGCTTCGGCTCACGCTACCTTGTGCCAACAGGCGATGCACGCATTGATGCCCTACGCTGCGTATATTCCCCGCCTGATCGATCTGGTGATGATCGAATCCGAGGCTGGTCGGACAATTGCGACGATCAATCTGCTACATCTGCCCGGCTAACCGCTGTTGCCATCGGGTAATCCGCTCGTCGCTATCGATGCAGGAGTCTAACGCATTGGCTGCCGGTTCCAGCGCTGCGGCGCGCCCGATCAGGGTGAGGCGACAGAGCGGTCGGGGTTGGGTAGAGAGGCGTAATGCGCTCAGAGTCAAGCGTTCGGCGACCAGATGGACTTCGTCTGCCCAGGGTGAGTCGGTGCAGTATACGATGCCCTTGGCCCGATAGATACCATCGGCTGCCAGTCTGCGCAGGGTCTGTTCGAGCGCAGTGCGTTGTAATGGTAGATCGGTTTGCCAGCTCGTGACGGCAAATTCGTCGTGCAGGTGTGGACTTTCGGCAGGTAGTGTGCCATCGTAGCGTGGGCTGAAGATCAGCGTCGGTGGCACATCACCCTGGACGATTGGGACAAGCGGTGCCCGCCGGTTGATTGTGCGCAGTTGCTCACTGATCTGTGCAATGGTTTGCGCAGAAACCAGGTCGCTGTGGGTGATCAGGATCAAATCGGCGAGGTGTATCTGGCGCAGTGTGAGTGGCGAGGCCGTCATCGCCTGCTCGTAATCAACGGCTGAGACGAGGGTAACCAGTGTATCGAGTGGAATATCGGCAGCGCGAAGCTGTCGGATCAATGCGCCCGGCTCGGCAAGACCACTCGTTTCAATTGCGATGGCTGACAGTGGCCCACTGGCGAACAGGGTTTCAAGCGCGAGGAGCAGGTCACTACCGGCGACGCAACAGACACAGCCACCGTTCAATTCGATCAGTGGCGCAGCGCCACTCTGTGCTAACAGTTCGCCGTCAATGCCCAACGTGCCGAATTCGTTGACGATCACTCCAATTCGCTGATCGCCACGACTCAGCAGGCGGCGCAACAGTGTCGTTTTGCCACTGCCGAGAAAACCGCTGATGATAGTGACCGGAATTGTTGGTATGTTATTGTCCATCAGCATAACCGGTTAACTCGACATAACCACGACCGCGCATACTACCCTCTACATCCACCGCGCCCTCCCAATAGACGACCGCCGTGGGTAGCTCTTGATCTTGCAGTGCCGGTGTGATTACCAGATCAATCCCATAACGGGGAATCCGCAGACGCCAGCCAGCCGGGTAGACCGCCCCACTCTTCGGACTTTGCCAGGTCGCGGTGACCTCCAGCTCGACATCACCGGGGCCGAGGATGATCACCGTGTCGTCGGGGAGGAGCAGGCTACCCCCGACAAATGGCGACGGTTTGCCATCGGCTTCCCGGAGCTGATAGTACATCAGGTCGTGGCCGCTCTCAAGCTGTAAGGCAAACCAGTCCCAGCCGGTCATCCCTTCTTCCAATGCACTGGTGCCCCACTCGCGATCCATCCAGGTCAGGCCGCTCACCGTATAGGTCGCTGAGCCGATCTGGATAGTGCCGTTGCTGATCATGCGGGTGAGCGAATAGTAGGCCGATGCGTTACCCACCTGCGACCCTTTTTGGCTGACTCCGGCATTCCCCTGTAACACCGGTGGTCGGCTATTAACGGCAACCAGGTCGAGGGCAACCTCATCCTGGGCAGCGCGGAGGCGCATCGTCATCCCTTGCGGACCACTTCCTTCGACCGACCAGTCGTTGAGAAAGACCCGGAACGGATCGCCACTGGCGCCTGCCAGACCGAGCGCGGATCGACTGAAGCGCTCGAAGGCGTAGAAACGCCCACCATCAATATCGCTGATTGCAAAGTGTGCCATGTAGACATCATTAGTTGCCCAGGCCGACTCACGGGCCGGCGGATAGGGACTGAGCGCCCGCCGGAAGAAGGTGAGCTGGAAGCCGAAGCGCCGGCCATTGTCGGCGGTCAGGTTGCCGGTGTAGTACCACCACTCGGTCTGGAACGTTGGATGGGGGCCGTGGTCAGCCGGAAACACAAACGGACGTGGTTCGATCACCCGCTCAAAACCCTCAATATTATCGGCATTGACCGCTTCAATTGCGCCGATAGTGGCTTGAACGGTAGGCCGGCTGGTAGTAGTGCAAGCGGCAAGGCCAACCGCAGTTATCACGATGAGAAAACATCTGAGCCAGACGTGCATAACGTTTCGTCAATTCTAGCGGTTTATTATGTAGACACTCTACAAGTAGTGTACCACGGGTCGAGGTCGTTCAGAGGTCAGTGTGCACCTCACCGCAGAATTGGTGAGGTGGTGTAGTGCAATGAGGGTGTTGCTATGATTGAGCCTGACAACGATGCACGGGTGCTGGTCGTTATCGTGCCACAACCGCACGATCTTGAACGGGTGTGTATTGCCGGCTGGTATCGGTTGCCACTGCGACATGCCCCGCCCCAACTGGCCGCCGATTATCTGGCGTTCTACCAGCCGGCGTCATTCGGGGCAGCGCGCTGGCAGGTGCAATACTATGCCCCTGTCCTGCGCTATCAACTGGTTCAGCGGCGTGACCTGCTCCCTGATGAACCCAACCATCCACGTGCCGGCGATCACTATTACCGGATTGATGTTGGGCCGCTGTATGAACTGGAACGTCCCATACCGGCTGCCCGTCTCCGTCGGATAACGTTTATTGCAACGACCTTTGGCCGCTTGCGGCAGGCAATTGACATCACCGATCTGTTTATGCCACCGCCACCGCCCGACGTGTGGGGGGCCGGTTTGGCCGGTAAATCGATCACGTAGCCGATTGTCACTCCGTCGTTGGGATATTGTGCAGAGGGCCGGGCTGCCTGTAGCAGCGATTGCCACCTGTTCACCCAGGTTGACGAGGCAGCCGGCCCTCGTCGGTGTCCATTGTGGTGAGAAACAGCTTGCTACACTCTACTCAGCAACCACCTGCCAGCGTAGCGTCTGGCCGGCGGCGAACGGAACGACATCGCCATAACGCATCGGTACCTGCCAGGGGTCTTCGACCAATCGCACGGTGCGGGGCGGCGGGTTCAGGCCGTGAATCCGCCGGGCATTCCCACTCACGAAGTCGGGCAGGCGGTCGAGGGCGTTGTGACGCTCGAACAATTCGACCAGCATCGGCAGCAACACCGGCGCTGAGAAGACACCGGCAGCGCAGAACGCGGCTTCTTTGCGATCTATCGGATGCGGTGCCGAGTCGCTGCCAAACATCAGTTTGGGATGGCCGGCTAATGCCGCAGCCAGCAGTGCATCACGGTCAGTCGGACGTTTGGCAATCGGCTTACAGAAGAGATGCGGCTGCAACAGACCACCGGCCACATCGTCGAGAGTGATCAAGAGGTGGTGCAGGGTGACGGTGGCAAACAAATTCGGATAACGATCCAGCAGGTCGAGGGCGGCAGCCGTTGTGATATGCTCCATTACAATCCGCAGGCGTGGGAACGTGCGGGCCCAACGCTCATACACCGGCAAAAACTCGGCTTCACGATCCAGCACAAACCCGTGACTCTCGCCGTGTACCAGGAGCGGAATACCCAACTCTTCCATCATTGCCAGCGTTGGCTCAATCGCCGTCAGGTCGCTGACCCCACCGGCGCTATTGGTCGTTACGCCTTCCGGGTAGAGCTTAATCGCGAAGATATGCTCACGCAATGCCTGCAAGGTTTGGGCATCGTAGGGGCGAAAAAACAGGGTCATCAGCGGGAGAAACGGGTACGGGTCAACCGCAGCCCGAATCTCCTCGTGATAGCGGGCAAGGCGGTCGGCGTTATCCACCGGTGGTACGAGATTCGGCATGATCACGGCACCAGCGAACTGCGCAGCAGAGAATGGCGCGACGAGGCGCAACATGGCGCCTTCGCGCAGGTGCAGATGCATGTCAAGTGGGGCAAATAATGTAACTGTCATAGACGCTTTCCTGGTTGGCGTGGCAGGCGCAGTCGCGCCGCCACAAAACTGTCGTGAGGCAAATTAATCGCAGCAGTGATCCGACTGATTTCGGCACTTTCGGCGCCGGAAAGTTCACCATCGGCGAGGGCAACCGCGAAGAGCGCGTCGAGAAAGCGTTGCCGACGCTCCACAGTGGTTGCGTCGGCGAAGGCTTTGGTCAGGCGAAAGAAATCGAGGCTGGCCGCACTCTCGTCGAGAGCTACCTCAGCAACCAGCGCTGCCTGCGTATCATCGAGCTGCCACCACTCTTTGAGAATGGCCACGATGCGGTCGTGTTCGGCAGGTGTCACCTGCTTATCGACATAGGCAACTCTTGCCAGTAAACCCCCGGCTAGGGTCAACACGTGCAGCTCATCACGATCAAGTCCAAATTCGTCGATATGTTGACCCAGCCGTATCTGCAAAGCATAGTAAATACGATTACGCATAAATTCCGGCAGAAGGTCTTCGCGGTTGGGGCCGCCGGCCCGTATGCCTAGTGCTAAGCGAAAGGCGCGTCCGATTTGAAACAGCAGACTCTGGCTATCCTGCGTTAGGGCACGTTGAATCTCCTGCGCCACCTCGCGCTCAACCGGCGTGAGCACGCGGTCGGCGATCAGCAGTCGTTCGATTGCCTGCAAGACGAGCTGCTGCTGTCCTGGTGTGATAATTAAATCGCGGAGATCGGCGATCAGGCGAGCGCGTTCGGCAGCTTCCACCGGTGAATAGAGATAAATCTCCAGCTCCGCCCAATCGTCGGCAGTCAAGGCAAACTGACCGCCGGTCTGACCAAGTTCGGCCAGCAGTCGTTTAAGGTCGTTGACTTCGTCAAGTGATAGTTCTCCATCGGCCCATGCAGCCGCGATAATCACTTTGGCCAGGGCCATCACTAACGGATGTTTCGCCATGACAATTCCTAACCCGTTCCAGAGAGTAGTTTGTCGCTATGATATACCATAGTAAAGCCTGACAACCGTATACGTTGTATGGAGGGCAGCGGCCCCATCATGCACTTTGCCGGATGTATATGTTGACGTGCTAGTCGCTGCTGGTATGTGATTGTCAGGTAAGCACCCCGATCAATACAGGCAGGTCGCTCATTAGTTACTGCGTGTGACCAATGTCTGCGAGATGTGTACGTACATCCTGGGGAGTGCCTTTTTCGTTAAGATCACTCTATACAGAATGATGAGAATATTGTACAATAGCTAAGAACGAATTATCTACCGGTAAAGAGGCCGGACAAAGCAATGCCGCTCTACCCATAAGGGGGAGCGGCGTGTCGTTTTTAAGGAGAAGACGATATGCACACCCATCTGACATGTCCACATTGTGGTCAGGCGCTCACCACTGAAGGTACCTACCTGCGTTGCGTGACCCACGGCCTCTTCTTTCGCTACGGCCCCCGCCGTTTGTTAGCTGCGCCGATGCCGGTTGAGCGCCACGAACATCTATTGCCCTGGCAGACATTGAGTGACGAAACACCCGTGGCGTTATCATTACCAGCCACCGCCGCCACCGCGTCCACCAAATGAGCCACCACCGCCGCCGCGGCCAAACGAGCCGCCGCCACCGCCTCGACTACTCCACCCACTGGAGCGGGGGCTGCTCCACGAGCTGCGGCGGCTTGACGAAGAACTCCACGAACGGCTATGTCCCCAGCCCCCGGACATCCGTCCAAGGGTAGACGCGATGCTGTCAGTTGCCAGGGTTGATGGCATCGGTGGCTGAAGGGTCCTCAGGAGATCGGTCGCCGCAGCATCAATCGCCTGCGCCTCACGCAATGCGGCCTGCAGAGCCGCTTCACCGTTAATCGGCAACCGAATCTGGTTAAACCGTTGTTGGAGAGCGGCAAATGTACCGCTTGCTGCACTCGATGCACGCAGTGCCGATTGGAACTGGCTAATCCGGTTGAGCTTCTCGCGCACTTGCTGGAGCGTCTGATTGAGTGTAGCTCGCACTTGCTCAAGACGCTGTACCTCGGCGTAGGCACGCTGGTAGGTCTCGGTTGCTGCCTGAATAAGCGACTGATAGTGGTCAATCGCAGTTGCCAATGCCTGACGCCGCGCTGCATCCTCACTTTCCTCGGCCTGCCGTAGTAGCGCATACGCTTGCTGAAGCTGTTGGCGCACCTGTTCGATCTGCTGGTGAGTAGCCGGCGAGAGATCGGCGTCGTGAACAGTAACGTAATGTACGAGTTTTTGCACCTCGTTCCTTGCCAGTTGCTGCGCCTGGTGCGCTCGCTCGCGCAGACGGTTGACCTGCTCGACCTCATCACGGGCACCGGCGAGTGCTTCATCAGCCAGGCGGTCGGCCTCTTGCGCTGCACGGGTCAGTTGTAGCCAGTCAGGTTTTTCTTTGGCAGCTTCGGCCTGCGCCGCTTGCAACAGCGAGCTGGCCTGGACCAGTAGCGTATCGGCCTGGGGGCTAACGTCGGTATCGTGTTGGGCGACAAATGTGCGGCCCGCCTGAATGGATCGTTCCGCTTCGGCTAATATATCGCGGGCGATAGCCCGTGCCTCTTCCAGGGCACGCAGGCGGTCGGTAATGGCGGTTATCAGGCGCTCAACGTGATCGAGTTCCTGCTCGGCGGCGTCAAGATAGTCACGGGCGGTCAGGAAGTCCTGGGCTTCCATCGTGTTAGCGGCACGAGCCTGCTCCCAGTGCTCAAAAGCCCGTTCGGCGGCAGCCTCCGCTTCACTGCCGTTCCCGCGAATATCAGCCCAGGTGCTCTCGGCAAATTCATCAACCAGATCGAACGCTTCACGGCCTGCCTCGATCAGATCGTTGATCTGCGGCCCACGCTCGGCGAGAGCGGCAATGCGGCGTTCATTGTCAGCCCGAATTGTTGGCAGGTCGAAGCCTTCGCGCCGTGCCTTTTCAAGGGCTGCTTCAGCTTCAGCAATCGCAGTGACTGCTGCATTCAACGCTCCCTGTTGCAGCAAACCGGCCAGCCGGTCAAGCGCCGCCCGTGCCGTATCCAGTGCGGCGTGGCATGTATCCATGCGATAGCCTTCAGCAGCCAGTTGTTCGGCGGTGCGCCGACCCTGCACAATGGCCTGCCGTGCGGTTGCATATCGCTCAAGCACACCAAGTAACGTTTGCTGGATAACCGACGCCTCTTGCGCTGCGGCGATTGCCGCATCAGCTTCCAAACGCTCCAGTGCGGCTTCGGCACGGCTGATAGCCTGCTGAAGCGGCTCCAGAACGGCAGCGTGGTTGGATAGCTCATTGCCAAACTGCGGCAAGCGCTCAGAGACGTCGGTCAATCCTTTTTTTGCCTGTGCAACATCCTCCTGTGCCTGACGGATCAACGCATCGAGTTGGGCACGGCGCTGTTCAAGGGCATCCAACCGTTCGGCGACGGCGGCAGCCTGCGGTTGCAACTGCTCGTAAGCAACGGCGGCTTGCTCTAGTCGTTCTAAGGTTGGTTTGGCCTCGCGTTCCAGTTGCTCACCGATGGCGTCAAAGGCTATTTTGAGATCGGTAAATGCTCTTCGTGCCGCCTCGCTCATCTGGGCTAGCTCGGCAACGGCAGCGGGTGGATACGAAACGTGGTCAAACGCAGCTTTTTCGGTGGCAGTGTTGAAGCGCTGCCCAAGCTGGACGATCAGCGTACCCATTTGCTCTCGCGCATCACGAAGCCGACGTTCGGCAGCCTGGCGCGTCTTGCGGCGGCGTTGAACCTGATAAACCCCCGCACCGGCTGCTGCGGCACCGGCCAGGCTAAGTCCACCAATCACCACCGGTGTTAAATCTGTGTTGATGGTAATCCCCCCGCCGGGACGTGGTGGATTGACAATCGCCTCTTCGATTGCGGTTAATGCACTGGTGACCCCACGGGTAAAATCACCGTCGGCCAGACCGGGATTAAGGCGGTCGGTGCGGATCAATTCATAGTTGTCATTGACAGCCAGCGCATCACTCCACTCGTCACCGAACCAGATGGCGCTGTAGCGATTATTCACGGCAACGTAAATGGCGATGAGCGTCGAACGCACGCTGCCGTCGCTACGGGCCAGGCCATCGGCGATCAGGCGTCGTTCAAAATCACTTTCACCACCATTATCCACCACGTACACTGCCACCTCTGCACCACGGCGTAGCAGTGGGCCGGCGGCAGCCTGAATTGCCGATTCGTTTAATCGATTGCCGGGATCGACCAGCACCAGGCGTCCCTGGGCCAACACTGGTGCCAGCAATAGGACGCCGAGTACAATACCGATGAACCAACGCAATGAGGCGCGCATGAAATTTCCCCCTGCCTGGATGCAGTCACTACCTGTCTGTAGGTTGTCGTGTTGATGCAGGCGATCTATGTGTTTCCTACTTATACAATACGACGCAATGTGGTCGTGCGTTGCAGTCTTTTTACGGCGTACCGCTTCCAGGCGTGGGCAGGTCGCGTGCATCAGCAGGTGGGGTCAGGCGAATATCCTCATTAATATCGCTCAATTGCACATCAAGCGCAAACGAGAATGGTTGCGCCTGGCCCTGGGCATCGGTTGCCGTACCACTAAAGGTTACAGTCAATTGCCGTAGATAGCCATCCTCACACACCCAAATCTGGGCAGCGGCATCGGTAACGGTGCTATCAGGTAACTGGGTTGGTAGACCGATGGCGCCAAGACTGGCAAAGAGGGCTGTTGTCGCCTCACGGTCGCCGACATACTCCTGACACTGCACACCATCACGTTCAGCGGTCGTACCAATCGTAAAACGACTGAAATCGGCACCCGCTCTGTTCACCGCACTGAGTGTCGTATCAACCTGGGTTGGTGGGGTAGCAATCACACTCTGCTCAGGCGTCAGGCGATACCAGACATCATCAGGCGCCCCAAGGA
This genomic window from Chloroflexus aurantiacus J-10-fl contains:
- a CDS encoding lipocalin-like domain-containing protein, with amino-acid sequence MHVWLRCFLIVITAVGLAACTTTSRPTVQATIGAIEAVNADNIEGFERVIEPRPFVFPADHGPHPTFQTEWWYYTGNLTADNGRRFGFQLTFFRRALSPYPPARESAWATNDVYMAHFAISDIDGGRFYAFERFSRSALGLAGASGDPFRVFLNDWSVEGSGPQGMTMRLRAAQDEVALDLVAVNSRPPVLQGNAGVSQKGSQVGNASAYYSLTRMISNGTIQIGSATYTVSGLTWMDREWGTSALEEGMTGWDWFALQLESGHDLMYYQLREADGKPSPFVGGSLLLPDDTVIILGPGDVELEVTATWQSPKSGAVYPAGWRLRIPRYGIDLVITPALQDQELPTAVVYWEGAVDVEGSMRGRGYVELTGYADGQ
- a CDS encoding chromosome segregation ATPase; translation: MRASLRWFIGIVLGVLLLAPVLAQGRLVLVDPGNRLNESAIQAAAGPLLRRGAEVAVYVVDNGGESDFERRLIADGLARSDGSVRSTLIAIYVAVNNRYSAIWFGDEWSDALAVNDNYELIRTDRLNPGLADGDFTRGVTSALTAIEEAIVNPPRPGGGITINTDLTPVVIGGLSLAGAAAAGAGVYQVQRRRKTRQAAERRLRDAREQMGTLIVQLGQRFNTATEKAAFDHVSYPPAAVAELAQMSEAARRAFTDLKIAFDAIGEQLEREAKPTLERLEQAAVAYEQLQPQAAAVAERLDALEQRRAQLDALIRQAQEDVAQAKKGLTDVSERLPQFGNELSNHAAVLEPLQQAISRAEAALERLEADAAIAAAQEASVIQQTLLGVLERYATARQAIVQGRRTAEQLAAEGYRMDTCHAALDTARAALDRLAGLLQQGALNAAVTAIAEAEAALEKARREGFDLPTIRADNERRIAALAERGPQINDLIEAGREAFDLVDEFAESTWADIRGNGSEAEAAAERAFEHWEQARAANTMEAQDFLTARDYLDAAEQELDHVERLITAITDRLRALEEARAIARDILAEAERSIQAGRTFVAQHDTDVSPQADTLLVQASSLLQAAQAEAAKEKPDWLQLTRAAQEADRLADEALAGARDEVEQVNRLRERAHQAQQLARNEVQKLVHYVTVHDADLSPATHQQIEQVRQQLQQAYALLRQAEESEDAARRQALATAIDHYQSLIQAATETYQRAYAEVQRLEQVRATLNQTLQQVREKLNRISQFQSALRASSAASGTFAALQQRFNQIRLPINGEAALQAALREAQAIDAAATDLLRTLQPPMPSTLATDSIASTLGRMSGGWGHSRSWSSSSSRRSSWSSPRSSGWSSRGGGGGSFGRGGGGGSFGGRGGGGGW
- a CDS encoding Franean1_4349 family RiPP produces the protein MSADFERLIGRAVLDPDFRKRLLADPDAAAKEAGLQPDPEEMDRLRKALADPTQRKQLEDLERQAAAPVWS
- a CDS encoding PP2C family protein-serine/threonine phosphatase, which codes for MKSQDIQSFNELLKQLDIENDQVRLRFTLRMLNILVLTLTVIALLIMLIPPFSLPVAYILVAVSIAINGIIEWLIRINREVVGARLFVGWTNIGVVVFMLINTVRLDDIGMTMFAEITPLFVILSGLLLGWGLAGFVAIVNLVIIFLTYVWYFANSGTTRGVFEEATGLFIPVFLYTALVWAAISFYQYQLTTSRYRLNQARSRLIQDKILHHDLEIARSLQQRLFPPSPPLFGNIRIVAYSEPARETSGDFYDFVQLSDGRWAIVVADVTGKSIAAAMVMVMARSILRSYITTEQSPAAILRAANNALYRDGVGSQYVTVFLGILDSSTNMITFATAGHPFPYLRRNGQIQEIGYGSLPLGARLDREYCETTLQFQTGDQLFLLTDGFYETRNAQRKMFGFEQLMIAIDQSDPADPQRALDHLLAVVSQFRGDAEQDDDMTAIIIQVLA
- a CDS encoding CobW family GTP-binding protein, which translates into the protein MDNNIPTIPVTIISGFLGSGKTTLLRRLLSRGDQRIGVIVNEFGTLGIDGELLAQSGAAPLIELNGGCVCCVAGSDLLLALETLFASGPLSAIAIETSGLAEPGALIRQLRAADIPLDTLVTLVSAVDYEQAMTASPLTLRQIHLADLILITHSDLVSAQTIAQISEQLRTINRRAPLVPIVQGDVPPTLIFSPRYDGTLPAESPHLHDEFAVTSWQTDLPLQRTALEQTLRRLAADGIYRAKGIVYCTDSPWADEVHLVAERLTLSALRLSTQPRPLCRLTLIGRAAALEPAANALDSCIDSDERITRWQQRLAGQM
- a CDS encoding TerB family tellurite resistance protein, producing the protein MAKHPLVMALAKVIIAAAWADGELSLDEVNDLKRLLAELGQTGGQFALTADDWAELEIYLYSPVEAAERARLIADLRDLIITPGQQQLVLQAIERLLIADRVLTPVEREVAQEIQRALTQDSQSLLFQIGRAFRLALGIRAGGPNREDLLPEFMRNRIYYALQIRLGQHIDEFGLDRDELHVLTLAGGLLARVAYVDKQVTPAEHDRIVAILKEWWQLDDTQAALVAEVALDESAASLDFFRLTKAFADATTVERRQRFLDALFAVALADGELSGAESAEISRITAAINLPHDSFVAARLRLPRQPGKRL
- the pyrC gene encoding dihydroorotase; translation: MTVTLFAPLDMHLHLREGAMLRLVAPFSAAQFAGAVIMPNLVPPVDNADRLARYHEEIRAAVDPYPFLPLMTLFFRPYDAQTLQALREHIFAIKLYPEGVTTNSAGGVSDLTAIEPTLAMMEELGIPLLVHGESHGFVLDREAEFLPVYERWARTFPRLRIVMEHITTAAALDLLDRYPNLFATVTLHHLLITLDDVAGGLLQPHLFCKPIAKRPTDRDALLAAALAGHPKLMFGSDSAPHPIDRKEAAFCAAGVFSAPVLLPMLVELFERHNALDRLPDFVSGNARRIHGLNPPPRTVRLVEDPWQVPMRYGDVVPFAAGQTLRWQVVAE